In a single window of the Jiangella alba genome:
- a CDS encoding class I SAM-dependent methyltransferase, protein MNGGIWDRAAAGYERTGVDFFAPLGRELVARAGLRPGDRVLDVGTGRGHVLLPAAAAVGGTGRVTGVDLSPAMVELTAADLAARGLAHATVRVGDAAAPGLAPASVDAVLAGFMLFLLPDPAAALRSYRSALVPGGRLAASSYGPPDPRAEEARRRLRRRAGLGADVPDVFDDPAALAAMVAAAGFTDVVVDDVAVAVRFRDAGQWWDWAWSVGYRGALERIAPADLPAARAAVAEALAPARQADGTLVITTGARFTTALAARTA, encoded by the coding sequence GTGAACGGCGGGATCTGGGACCGCGCTGCGGCCGGGTACGAGCGTACCGGCGTCGACTTCTTCGCGCCGCTCGGCCGCGAGCTGGTGGCACGGGCCGGGCTGCGGCCGGGTGACCGCGTCCTCGACGTCGGCACCGGGCGCGGCCACGTGCTGCTCCCGGCCGCCGCGGCCGTGGGCGGGACCGGGCGCGTCACCGGCGTCGACCTCTCCCCCGCGATGGTCGAGCTGACGGCCGCCGATCTCGCGGCGCGCGGGCTCGCGCACGCGACGGTCCGGGTCGGCGACGCCGCCGCGCCGGGCCTTGCGCCCGCGAGCGTCGACGCCGTCCTCGCCGGCTTCATGCTGTTCCTGCTGCCGGATCCGGCGGCCGCGCTGCGGTCGTACCGTTCGGCGCTCGTGCCCGGCGGGCGCCTCGCCGCCAGCAGTTACGGTCCGCCCGACCCGCGCGCCGAGGAGGCCCGGCGCCGGCTGCGCCGCAGGGCGGGTCTCGGCGCGGACGTGCCGGACGTGTTCGACGATCCGGCCGCGCTGGCCGCCATGGTCGCGGCGGCCGGCTTCACCGACGTCGTGGTCGATGACGTCGCCGTCGCGGTCCGCTTCCGCGACGCCGGCCAGTGGTGGGACTGGGCGTGGTCGGTGGGGTATCGCGGCGCGCTCGAGCGCATCGCACCGGCGGACCTCCCGGCCGCCCGTGCCGCCGTCGCCGAGGCGCTCGCGCCGGCCCGGCAGGCCGACGGGACGCTGGTGATCACTACGGGTGCCCGGTTCACGACGGCGCTCGCCGCGCGCACTGCCTAG
- the rpsO gene encoding 30S ribosomal protein S15, which produces MPTDTKTKQAIIADHARGDGDTGSPEVQIALLTHRINHLTEHLKVHKHDHHSRRGLLLLVGQRRRLLKYLQRVDIARYRALIEKLGLRR; this is translated from the coding sequence GTGCCGACCGACACGAAGACCAAGCAGGCCATCATCGCCGACCACGCTCGTGGTGACGGCGACACGGGCTCGCCCGAGGTGCAGATCGCGCTGCTCACGCACCGCATCAACCACCTCACCGAGCACCTGAAGGTGCACAAGCACGACCACCACAGCCGCCGCGGGCTGCTGCTGCTGGTCGGGCAGCGCCGCCGGCTGCTCAAGTACCTGCAGCGGGTCGACATCGCGCGCTACCGTGCGCTGATCGAGAAGCTCGGCCTGCGCCGATGA
- a CDS encoding polyribonucleotide nucleotidyltransferase, giving the protein MSGPQIHSAEAVIDNGRFGTHTIRFETGQLAQQAAGSAVVYLDDETMLLSATTVSKNPKDHLDFFPLTVDVEERMYAAGRIPGSFFRREGRPSEEAILTCRLTDRPLRPSFAKGLRNEVQVVMTIMSLHPDHLYDVVAINAASASTQLSGLPFSGPVGAVRVALIEDQWVGFPNHSQLSEAVFDMVVAGRVLPDGDVAIMMVEAESTAETWGLVQAGRTAPTEEVVAAGLEASKPFITALANAQKQLADVAAKETAEFPVFLDYTDEVYAAVEAASRDELAKALTIAAKQEREQRLDELKAEVKERLAEQFEGQEGQVSAAFRSVTKAVVRERVLRDQVRIDGRGLTDIRTLSAEVGPIPRAHGSALFERGETQILGVSTLNMLSMEQKLDTLSPETSKRYMHNYNFPPYSTGETGRVGSPKRREIGHGALAERALLPVLPAREEFPYAIRQVSEALGSNGSTSMGSVCASTMSLLNAGVPLRAPVAGIAMGLISGEVDGEQRYVTLTDILGAEDAYGDMDFKVAGTREFVTALQLDTKLDGIPASVLAAALQQARDARLTILDVMSEAIAVPDEMSPYAPRIISIKIPVDQIGAVIGPKGKVINQIQDDTGAEIAIEDDGTIFIGATDGPSADAARNAINAIANPTMPEVGERYLGTVVKTTSFGAFVSLLPGKDGLVHISKLRALAGGKRVENVDDVVSVGQKIQVEITEIDDRGKLALTPIVEEETPAAVDEATES; this is encoded by the coding sequence ATGTCGGGTCCGCAGATTCACAGCGCCGAAGCCGTTATCGACAACGGCAGGTTCGGCACCCACACCATTCGCTTCGAGACCGGTCAGCTCGCCCAGCAGGCGGCCGGCTCCGCCGTCGTCTACCTCGACGACGAGACCATGCTGCTCTCCGCCACCACGGTGTCGAAGAACCCGAAGGACCACCTCGACTTCTTCCCGCTTACGGTCGACGTCGAGGAGCGCATGTACGCCGCGGGCCGCATCCCCGGCTCGTTCTTCCGCCGCGAGGGCCGGCCCAGCGAGGAGGCCATCCTCACCTGCCGGCTCACCGACCGGCCGCTGCGCCCGTCGTTCGCGAAGGGCCTGCGCAACGAGGTCCAGGTCGTCATGACCATCATGTCGCTGCACCCGGACCACCTGTACGACGTCGTCGCCATCAACGCCGCGTCCGCGTCCACCCAGCTCTCCGGCCTGCCGTTCTCCGGCCCCGTCGGCGCCGTCCGGGTCGCGCTGATCGAGGACCAGTGGGTCGGCTTCCCGAACCACTCGCAGCTGTCCGAGGCGGTCTTCGACATGGTCGTGGCCGGCCGGGTGCTGCCCGACGGCGACGTCGCCATCATGATGGTCGAGGCCGAGTCGACGGCCGAGACGTGGGGCCTGGTCCAGGCCGGCCGCACCGCGCCGACCGAAGAGGTCGTCGCCGCCGGGCTCGAGGCGTCGAAGCCGTTCATCACCGCGCTGGCCAACGCCCAGAAGCAGCTCGCCGACGTCGCCGCGAAGGAGACCGCCGAGTTCCCGGTCTTCCTCGACTACACCGACGAGGTCTACGCCGCCGTCGAGGCCGCCTCGCGCGACGAGCTGGCCAAGGCGCTCACGATCGCCGCCAAGCAGGAGCGCGAGCAGCGCCTCGACGAGCTCAAGGCCGAGGTCAAGGAGCGTCTGGCCGAGCAGTTCGAGGGCCAGGAGGGCCAGGTCAGCGCCGCGTTCCGGTCCGTCACCAAGGCGGTCGTCCGCGAGCGCGTGCTGCGCGACCAGGTCCGCATCGACGGCCGCGGCCTCACCGACATCCGCACGCTGTCGGCCGAGGTCGGCCCCATTCCGCGGGCGCACGGCTCGGCGCTGTTCGAGCGCGGCGAGACGCAGATCCTCGGCGTCAGCACGCTGAACATGCTCAGCATGGAGCAGAAGCTCGACACCCTCTCGCCCGAGACGTCGAAGCGCTACATGCACAACTACAACTTCCCGCCGTACTCCACCGGCGAGACCGGCCGCGTCGGCTCGCCGAAGCGGCGCGAGATCGGCCACGGCGCGCTCGCCGAGCGGGCGCTGCTGCCGGTCCTGCCGGCCCGCGAGGAGTTCCCGTACGCCATCCGGCAGGTCTCCGAGGCGCTCGGCTCGAACGGCTCGACGTCCATGGGCTCGGTCTGCGCGTCCACGATGTCGCTGCTCAACGCCGGTGTGCCGCTGCGCGCGCCGGTCGCCGGCATCGCCATGGGGCTGATCTCCGGTGAGGTCGACGGCGAGCAGCGCTACGTCACGCTCACCGACATCCTCGGTGCCGAGGACGCCTACGGCGACATGGACTTCAAGGTCGCCGGCACGCGCGAGTTCGTCACGGCGCTGCAGCTCGACACCAAGCTCGACGGCATCCCGGCGTCCGTGCTGGCCGCCGCGCTGCAGCAGGCTCGCGACGCCCGCCTGACGATCCTCGACGTCATGTCCGAGGCCATCGCGGTGCCGGACGAGATGAGCCCCTACGCGCCGCGGATCATCTCCATCAAGATCCCGGTCGACCAGATCGGCGCGGTCATCGGCCCCAAGGGCAAGGTGATCAACCAGATCCAGGACGACACCGGCGCCGAGATCGCCATCGAGGACGACGGCACCATCTTCATCGGCGCCACCGACGGCCCGTCCGCCGACGCCGCGCGCAACGCCATCAACGCCATCGCCAACCCGACGATGCCCGAGGTCGGCGAGCGCTACCTCGGCACCGTCGTCAAGACGACGAGCTTCGGCGCGTTCGTCTCGCTGCTGCCGGGCAAGGACGGCCTGGTGCACATCTCCAAGTTGCGTGCCCTCGCGGGCGGCAAGCGGGTCGAGAACGTCGACGACGTCGTCTCGGTCGGGCAGAAGATCCAGGTCGAGATCACCGAGATCGACGACCGCGGCAAGCTCGCCCTGACGCCGATCGTCGAGGAGGAGACTCCCGCGGCCGTCGACGAGGCGACTGAGTCCTGA
- a CDS encoding M16 family metallopeptidase — translation MTTTSTRTLLGEDEGGLVRRTVLPGGLRIVTEAVPTVRSVAFGVWVGVGSVDELPTQAGATHYLEHLLFKGTPKRTALDISAAIESVGGEINAFTAKEFTCYYARVLDTDLPLAVDVVADMVTSSLITPADVESEREVVLEEIAMRDDDPSDAVHDLLAGHMWGDSPLGRSILGTVDSINGMARDTVNDYYRQHYLARNMVVAVAGNVRHDDVVALVEKAFGAAGFLDGDDEPAAPRTGGVAPSSGQGVTLLHRPTEQANVVLAVPGLARNDERRFALGVLNAALGGGMSSRLFQEVRERRGLAYSVYSYAAQHAAAGLLGVYVGCQPKKVDQVLELCRAVLAEVVSGGITTEELERGKGQARGGLVLGLEDTSARMSRLAKAELVYDELPSLDQLLARVEAVTIDQVTDLARALLPASPTLAVVGPFESAGRFEAVLG, via the coding sequence GTGACCACCACGTCGACACGGACGCTGCTGGGGGAGGACGAGGGCGGACTGGTCCGCCGTACCGTCCTCCCCGGCGGGCTGCGCATCGTCACCGAGGCCGTCCCGACGGTCCGGTCGGTCGCCTTCGGCGTCTGGGTGGGGGTCGGCTCGGTCGACGAGCTGCCCACCCAGGCCGGCGCGACGCACTACCTCGAGCACCTGCTGTTCAAGGGGACGCCGAAGCGCACCGCGCTGGACATCTCGGCCGCCATCGAGTCCGTCGGCGGTGAGATCAACGCGTTCACCGCCAAGGAGTTCACCTGCTACTACGCGCGGGTGCTCGACACCGACCTGCCGCTGGCGGTCGACGTCGTGGCCGACATGGTCACGTCGTCGCTGATCACGCCGGCCGACGTCGAGAGCGAGCGCGAGGTCGTCCTCGAAGAGATCGCCATGCGCGACGACGACCCGTCCGACGCCGTGCACGACCTCCTGGCCGGGCACATGTGGGGCGACAGCCCGCTGGGCCGGTCCATCCTGGGCACGGTCGACAGCATCAACGGCATGGCCCGCGACACCGTCAACGACTACTACCGGCAGCACTACCTGGCCCGGAACATGGTCGTCGCGGTGGCCGGGAACGTGCGCCACGACGACGTCGTCGCGCTGGTCGAGAAGGCGTTCGGCGCGGCCGGCTTCCTCGACGGCGACGACGAGCCGGCGGCGCCGCGCACCGGTGGGGTCGCGCCGTCGTCCGGTCAGGGCGTCACGCTGCTGCACCGGCCGACCGAGCAGGCCAACGTCGTGCTCGCGGTGCCCGGGCTGGCCCGCAACGACGAGCGCCGGTTCGCGCTCGGCGTGCTGAACGCGGCGCTCGGCGGCGGTATGTCGTCGCGGCTGTTCCAGGAGGTCCGAGAGCGGCGCGGGCTGGCGTACTCGGTCTACTCGTACGCCGCGCAGCACGCGGCGGCCGGGCTGCTCGGCGTCTACGTCGGCTGCCAGCCGAAGAAGGTCGACCAGGTGCTGGAGCTGTGCCGCGCCGTGCTGGCCGAGGTCGTCAGCGGCGGCATCACGACCGAGGAGCTGGAGCGCGGCAAGGGGCAGGCCCGCGGCGGGCTGGTGCTCGGGCTCGAGGACACCAGCGCCCGGATGAGCCGGCTGGCCAAGGCCGAGCTGGTCTACGACGAGCTGCCCAGCCTCGACCAACTGCTCGCGCGGGTCGAGGCCGTCACGATCGACCAGGTCACCGACCTCGCCCGGGCGTTGTTGCCGGCCTCGCCGACGCTCGCCGTCGTCGGGCCGTTCGAGTCCGCCGGCCGGTTCGAGGCTGTGCTGGGCTGA
- the uppS gene encoding polyprenyl diphosphate synthase, with protein MASSPRELLYRWYARRLTASLAGGRLPRHVAVVMDGNRRWARAAGYADPSIGHRFGAEHVDHLLGWCSGVGIGHVTVYVASADNLRKRDSDEVDHLMRMVEEVVALRLADPAHEWRLHVAGRLDLLPDSTRLALKRAVAETAGRTGPALTVAIGYDGRQEIVDAVRSYVDEAELAGAAPSVAELADRLTPDDIARHLYTHGQPEPDLVIRTSGEQRLSGFLLWQSTQAELYFCDAYWPGFRQVDFLRALRTYARRARP; from the coding sequence ATGGCGTCGTCGCCGCGCGAGCTGCTGTATCGGTGGTACGCGCGGCGGCTGACGGCGTCGCTGGCCGGCGGCCGGTTGCCGCGGCACGTCGCCGTCGTCATGGACGGCAACCGGCGCTGGGCCCGCGCGGCCGGCTACGCCGACCCGTCGATCGGGCACCGGTTCGGCGCCGAGCACGTCGACCACCTGCTCGGCTGGTGCTCGGGCGTCGGCATCGGGCACGTGACGGTGTACGTGGCGTCGGCCGACAACCTGCGCAAACGCGACTCCGACGAGGTCGACCACCTCATGCGGATGGTCGAGGAGGTCGTCGCGCTGCGGCTGGCCGACCCCGCGCACGAGTGGCGGCTGCACGTCGCCGGACGGCTCGACCTGCTGCCCGACTCCACCCGGCTGGCGTTGAAGCGGGCCGTCGCGGAGACCGCCGGGCGGACGGGTCCGGCGCTGACGGTCGCGATCGGCTACGACGGCCGCCAGGAGATCGTCGACGCCGTCCGTTCCTACGTCGACGAGGCCGAGCTGGCCGGGGCGGCCCCGTCCGTCGCGGAGCTCGCCGACCGCCTCACCCCCGACGACATCGCCCGGCACCTGTACACCCACGGCCAGCCCGAACCCGACCTCGTCATCCGCACCAGCGGCGAGCAGCGGCTGTCCGGCTTCCTGCTGTGGCAGTCGACCCAGGCCGAGCTGTACTTCTGCGACGCCTACTGGCCCGGCTTCCGCCAGGTCGACTTCCTGCGGGCGCTGCGGACGTACGCGCGGCGGGCCCGCCCGTAG
- a CDS encoding GNAT family N-acetyltransferase, producing MTTRFTGDLPGPDGLFEFPRLSRFFADDDHRAFLIHSHGQLAGFCLVRPFDDGASFIHAFFVVRALRRHGVGLAAATELLRSGGGRWVIAFVEQNAPANPPRAAAGRARPRRRPAPRRVRPRCGS from the coding sequence ATGACCACGCGGTTCACGGGCGACCTGCCGGGACCGGACGGTCTGTTCGAGTTCCCGCGGCTGTCGCGGTTCTTCGCCGACGACGATCACCGCGCCTTCCTGATCCACTCCCACGGTCAGCTGGCGGGTTTCTGCCTGGTCCGGCCGTTCGACGACGGGGCGAGCTTCATCCACGCGTTCTTCGTCGTTCGTGCCCTGCGGCGTCATGGTGTCGGCCTGGCGGCCGCCACCGAGCTGCTGCGGTCCGGCGGGGGACGCTGGGTCATCGCCTTCGTGGAGCAGAACGCTCCGGCTAACCCTCCGCGTGCAGCCGCCGGCCGTGCGCGACCACGTCGTCGACCAGCGCCTCGACGTGTTCGGCCTCGGTGCGGTAGCTGA
- a CDS encoding pyridoxal phosphate-dependent decarboxylase family protein — MQRPEPLPDLDWTPDRAAEFGRTTVDLWTEYLRRLPAMPVTHPHTPAQTRAAVLDGRDVPDKPLGDDELLDHLRTVVFEHGAQTGHGGFMAFITGAGTVPGAPAALLAAGINQNLGGWPLGPAATEIENHVLAWFAARLGLPEQSSGAFVTGGATANLMALAVARDALAGWDVRREGVAAGPPLAIYGSDDVHETVDRAADLLGLGTAAVRRIATDDRFRLRPDAVAAAIERDLADGVRPLAVVGTAGTTELGAIDPLAELADVAQQYGCWFHVDAAYGGPAAMVDELRPAFAGIERADSLTCDPHKWLNMPISASLVLFRDPARHVAAFTLQPDYTKLDAEVESDMMLRYQWTPQFTRPFDALPVWVSLLAQGWDASARRIRHDVELAAWLHHLVGEHDELEALADPDLSIVCFRYVPPGTHDAAYLDDLNERILYAVQRAGRVYPSNAVVAGRYAIRACLISYRTEAEHVEALVDDVVAHGRRLHAEG, encoded by the coding sequence ATGCAGCGACCAGAGCCCCTCCCCGACCTCGACTGGACCCCGGACCGCGCCGCCGAGTTCGGCCGGACCACGGTGGACCTGTGGACGGAGTACCTGCGGCGACTGCCCGCGATGCCGGTCACGCACCCGCACACGCCGGCCCAGACCCGAGCCGCGGTCCTCGACGGCCGCGACGTGCCCGACAAGCCGCTCGGCGACGACGAGCTCCTCGACCACCTGCGCACCGTCGTGTTCGAGCACGGCGCGCAGACCGGCCACGGCGGCTTCATGGCGTTCATCACCGGCGCAGGCACCGTGCCGGGCGCCCCGGCCGCGCTGCTGGCGGCCGGCATCAACCAGAACCTCGGCGGCTGGCCGCTCGGGCCGGCCGCGACCGAGATCGAGAACCACGTGCTCGCCTGGTTCGCGGCCAGGCTCGGCCTGCCCGAGCAGTCGTCCGGCGCGTTCGTGACGGGCGGCGCGACCGCGAACCTCATGGCGCTGGCGGTCGCCCGCGACGCGCTGGCCGGCTGGGACGTGCGGCGCGAGGGCGTCGCGGCCGGGCCGCCGCTGGCGATCTACGGCTCCGACGACGTGCACGAAACCGTCGACCGCGCCGCCGACCTGCTCGGGCTCGGCACCGCGGCGGTCCGGCGCATCGCGACGGACGACCGGTTCCGGCTGCGTCCCGACGCGGTCGCGGCGGCGATCGAGCGCGACCTCGCCGACGGCGTCCGCCCGCTGGCCGTCGTCGGCACGGCCGGCACGACGGAATTGGGCGCCATCGACCCGCTGGCCGAGCTGGCCGACGTCGCGCAGCAGTACGGCTGCTGGTTCCACGTCGACGCCGCGTACGGCGGGCCGGCGGCGATGGTGGACGAGCTGCGCCCGGCGTTCGCGGGCATCGAGCGGGCCGACTCCCTCACCTGCGACCCGCACAAGTGGCTGAACATGCCGATCTCGGCCAGCCTCGTGCTGTTCCGCGACCCTGCCCGGCACGTCGCCGCGTTCACGCTGCAGCCCGACTACACCAAGCTCGACGCCGAGGTCGAGAGCGACATGATGCTGCGTTACCAGTGGACGCCGCAGTTCACCCGGCCGTTCGACGCGCTGCCGGTGTGGGTGTCGCTGCTCGCTCAGGGCTGGGACGCCAGCGCGCGGCGCATCCGCCACGACGTCGAGCTGGCCGCCTGGCTGCACCACCTGGTCGGCGAGCACGACGAGCTGGAGGCGCTGGCCGACCCGGACCTGTCGATCGTCTGCTTCCGCTACGTCCCGCCGGGCACGCACGACGCCGCCTACCTCGACGACCTCAACGAGCGCATCCTGTACGCCGTCCAGCGGGCCGGCCGGGTGTACCCGTCGAACGCGGTGGTCGCGGGCCGCTACGCGATCCGCGCCTGCCTGATCAGCTACCGCACCGAGGCCGAACACGTCGAGGCGCTGGTCGACGACGTGGTCGCGCACGGCCGGCGGCTGCACGCGGAGGGTTAG
- a CDS encoding tRNA (cytidine(34)-2'-O)-methyltransferase has protein sequence MFHVVFYEPRIPPNTGNAIRMVAATGAHLHLIRPLGFDLDDAKLRRAGLDYHDLADVTVHDDLAAAWAALQPDRVYAFATTGTTRHSDIAYQAGDVLLFGPEPTGLPPDVLRDPRVTGHVRIPMLAGRRSLNLSNSAAVAVYEAWRQHDYAGAWGSPPGSRP, from the coding sequence GTGTTCCACGTCGTCTTCTACGAGCCGCGCATCCCGCCGAACACCGGCAACGCCATCCGCATGGTCGCGGCCACCGGCGCCCACCTGCACCTGATCCGCCCGCTGGGCTTCGACCTCGACGACGCCAAGCTGCGCCGGGCCGGCCTCGACTACCACGACCTCGCCGACGTGACGGTGCACGACGACCTCGCCGCGGCCTGGGCGGCCCTCCAGCCGGACCGCGTTTACGCGTTCGCCACCACCGGCACCACCCGGCACAGCGACATCGCCTACCAGGCCGGCGACGTGCTGCTGTTCGGCCCGGAGCCGACCGGCCTGCCGCCCGACGTGCTGCGCGACCCGCGCGTCACCGGCCACGTCCGTATCCCGATGCTGGCCGGACGGCGCTCGCTCAACCTGTCGAACTCGGCCGCGGTCGCCGTCTACGAGGCGTGGCGTCAGCACGACTACGCCGGCGCCTGGGGTTCGCCTCCCGGGTCTCGGCCGTAG
- a CDS encoding GlxA family transcriptional regulator has protein sequence MTHRVVVLARHGVIPFELSIPARIFGAARTADGRALYDVHTCGLEPGTVRTEADFDVVVRHGPDALSSADTVVVPASYETTSISREGTLPADLSAAFETIRTKRIVSICTGAFALAAAGLLDGRPATTHWRSASRFAELFPQVKLDPDVLFVDDGDILTSAGVAAGIDLCLHIVRRDFGTAVANRAARRCVVPPWRDGGQAQYVDQPVPEPDAATTAGARAWALAHLDQPLTLGDLAVRQAMSVRTFTRRFRQEAGVSPGQWLIQQRVDRARHLLEDSDLAVDEVARRCGFGTAASLRQHLRASLGVSPSGYRRTFRS, from the coding sequence ATGACGCATCGCGTGGTGGTGCTGGCCCGGCACGGCGTGATCCCGTTCGAGCTGTCGATCCCGGCCCGCATCTTCGGCGCGGCGAGGACGGCCGACGGACGCGCGCTGTACGACGTGCACACGTGCGGCCTCGAGCCGGGCACCGTCCGCACCGAAGCCGACTTCGACGTCGTCGTGCGGCACGGCCCGGACGCGCTGAGCAGCGCCGACACCGTCGTCGTCCCCGCGTCGTACGAGACGACCAGCATCTCCCGCGAAGGGACGCTGCCGGCGGACCTGAGCGCGGCGTTCGAGACGATCCGGACGAAACGCATCGTCTCGATCTGCACCGGCGCGTTCGCGCTGGCCGCCGCCGGCCTGCTCGACGGGCGGCCGGCGACGACGCACTGGCGCAGCGCCAGCCGGTTCGCCGAGCTGTTCCCGCAGGTCAAGCTCGACCCCGACGTCCTGTTCGTGGACGACGGCGACATCCTGACGTCCGCGGGGGTCGCGGCCGGCATCGACCTGTGCCTGCACATCGTCCGCCGCGACTTCGGCACCGCCGTCGCCAACCGCGCGGCCCGCCGCTGCGTCGTCCCGCCGTGGCGCGACGGCGGCCAGGCCCAGTACGTCGACCAGCCGGTCCCAGAACCCGACGCCGCCACGACGGCCGGCGCCCGCGCCTGGGCGCTGGCGCACCTCGACCAGCCGCTCACCCTCGGCGACCTCGCCGTACGGCAGGCGATGAGCGTCCGCACGTTCACCCGCCGGTTCCGCCAGGAGGCCGGCGTCAGCCCCGGCCAGTGGCTGATCCAGCAGCGCGTCGACCGCGCCCGCCACCTGCTCGAGGACAGCGATCTCGCCGTCGACGAGGTGGCCCGCCGCTGCGGCTTCGGCACGGCCGCCTCCCTGCGCCAGCACCTGCGCGCCAGCCTCGGGGTCTCGCCGTCCGGCTACCGCCGCACGTTCCGGTCGTGA
- a CDS encoding MFS transporter, whose amino-acid sequence MTQTVAARPTSRRSPGRVHRAWWVALVAFVALVGAAAFRATPSVMIEPFRDEFGWSHGTISFAISVNIMLYGLTSPFAAALMERFGMRRVVACALTLVSVGSGLTVFMTASWQLVLCWGLLVGLGTGSMALAFVATVTDRWFVARRGLVSGILTAGTATGQLVFLPLLAVLVSDHGWRPASLLVSGVALAAVPLIWFLLRDHPSDVGLLPYGAPEPGSDVGAASASATPATSASATPAAPDPTTPATRASAAPLTPAAPDLTTPATPTSAAPLTPAASPVAPSSASPASGAGRRAITALTTAARTKAFWLLAGTFAICGASTNGLVGTHFVPAAHDHGMPVTTAAGLLAVIGIFDLIGTVASGWLTDRFDPRLLLGVYYALRGVSLMVLPLLLAGEVHPPMLFFIVFYGLDWVATVPPTIALCREHFGASGPIVFGWVLASHQIGAALVAFGAGLTRDAYGSYDLAWIGAGALCAMAAAMALAIRRRAPRPPIPTTA is encoded by the coding sequence GTGACGCAGACCGTGGCCGCCCGCCCGACCTCCCGGCGTTCCCCCGGCCGCGTGCATCGTGCCTGGTGGGTGGCGCTCGTCGCGTTCGTCGCGCTGGTCGGGGCGGCCGCCTTCCGGGCGACGCCGAGCGTCATGATCGAGCCGTTCCGCGACGAGTTCGGCTGGTCGCACGGCACCATCTCGTTCGCGATCTCCGTCAACATCATGCTCTACGGCCTGACGTCGCCGTTCGCGGCCGCGCTGATGGAGCGGTTCGGCATGCGCCGGGTCGTGGCCTGCGCGTTGACGCTGGTGTCGGTGGGGAGCGGGCTGACGGTCTTCATGACGGCGAGCTGGCAGCTGGTGCTCTGCTGGGGTCTGCTGGTCGGGCTCGGGACCGGCTCGATGGCGCTGGCGTTCGTCGCCACCGTCACGGACCGGTGGTTCGTGGCGCGGCGTGGGCTGGTGTCCGGCATCCTCACCGCCGGGACCGCCACCGGGCAGCTCGTCTTCCTGCCGCTGCTGGCCGTCCTCGTGTCCGACCACGGTTGGCGGCCCGCTTCGCTGCTGGTCAGCGGAGTGGCGCTGGCTGCGGTGCCGCTGATCTGGTTCCTCCTCCGCGACCACCCCTCCGACGTCGGGCTACTCCCGTACGGCGCGCCTGAGCCGGGTTCTGACGTGGGCGCCGCGTCTGCCTCGGCCACCCCCGCCACGTCTGCTTCGGCCACCCCAGCCGCGCCCGATCCCACTACTCCCGCAACTCGCGCCTCGGCCGCCCCGCTCACCCCCGCCGCGCCCGACCTCACTACTCCCGCAACCCCCACCTCGGCCGCCCCGCTCACCCCAGCCGCGTCGCCCGTCGCTCCGTCCTCGGCCTCGCCGGCGTCAGGAGCGGGCCGCCGGGCGATCACCGCCCTGACCACGGCCGCCCGCACCAAGGCGTTCTGGCTGCTGGCGGGCACCTTCGCCATCTGCGGCGCGTCGACGAACGGCCTCGTCGGCACGCACTTCGTCCCCGCCGCGCACGATCACGGCATGCCGGTCACGACGGCGGCGGGATTGCTCGCGGTCATCGGCATCTTCGACCTCATCGGCACCGTCGCCTCCGGCTGGCTGACGGACCGGTTCGATCCGCGGTTGCTGCTCGGCGTGTACTACGCGCTGCGCGGGGTGTCGCTGATGGTGCTGCCGCTGCTGCTGGCCGGCGAGGTGCATCCGCCGATGCTGTTCTTCATCGTCTTCTACGGCCTCGACTGGGTCGCGACCGTCCCGCCGACGATCGCGTTGTGCCGTGAGCACTTCGGCGCCTCCGGCCCGATCGTCTTCGGCTGGGTCCTGGCGTCGCATCAGATCGGCGCTGCGCTGGTCGCGTTCGGCGCCGGCCTGACGCGCGACGCCTACGGCAGCTACGACCTGGCCTGGATCGGCGCCGGAGCCCTGTGCGCCATGGCCGCCGCGATGGCCCTCGCCATCCGTCGTCGTGCTCCTCGGCCACCCATACCCACGACCGCCTGA